A window from Zingiber officinale cultivar Zhangliang chromosome 7A, Zo_v1.1, whole genome shotgun sequence encodes these proteins:
- the LOC122001431 gene encoding universal stress protein A-like protein encodes MASAPSSSSTPPPTRILFGVNESSIRGYPHPSISSRTAFDWTLQKLIRSNAAGFYFLFLHVQVPDEDGFDDMDSVYASPDDFKNKNEKQKIKGLYLLQYFVERSHQVGIKCEAWLKMGDPKVVICEEAKRVQPDLLVVGSRGLGPVQRVFVGAVSEFCVKHADCPVVTIKRNAEDSPNDPVYD; translated from the exons ATGGCATCCGCTCCGTCGTCTTCATCGACGCCGCCGCCAACTCGAATACTGTTCGGGGTGAACGAGTCGTCCATTCGCGGGTATCCGCACCCTTCCATCAGTAGCCGCACTGCCTTCGACTGGACTCTGCAGAAGCTCATTCGCTCTAACGCTGCTGGGTTTTATTTCCTCTTTCTTCATGTCCAGGTCCCCGACGAAGATG GATTTGATGACATGGACAGTGTTTATGCATCACCTGATGACTTCAAGAACAAGAATGAAAAACAGAAGATAAAAGGGCTTTACTTACTTCAGTACTTTGTAGAACGCTCTCATCAAGTTGGG ATAAAATGTGAAGCATGGTTAAAGATGGGTGATCCTAAAGTAGTTATATGTGAAGAGGCAAAGAGAGTGCAACCAGATCTTTTGGTTGTGGGTAGTCGTGGGCTTGGACCTGTCCAAAG GGTTTTTGTTGGGGCGGTGAGTGAGTTCTGTGTCAAGCATGCAGATTGCCCAGTGGTAACCATCAAAAGGAATGCTGAGGATTCTCCAAATGACCCTGTTTATGATTAG